TCACTAGCGTTTTAAATAGTGTATCCGATGGTATTGCGGCGATGCAGGCAGTTCGCGATCCGATTACAGGCAACATTATAGATTTTCGTTGCTTAGTCTTGAATCCGATGATATCGAGAATGTTCGATCGCTGCCGTGAAGATTTAATTGGGAAATTAGTGCTGCGGCGATTTCTAGAAAAGTTTAACCGCCAACTATTTGATCGGATAGTTAATGTTGTTGAGACTGGGGAGAATCTAGATGAAGAAGTATACTACTCTTTAGAGCCTAAGGGCTGGTATCAGGTCATAGTCGTCAAGTTAGGCGATGGATTTACAATTATGATCAGAGATATTTCTGATATAAAGAAGCTCGAATGAACTACCCCGCCGCGAGCGGACGGGGTATCAGACTCAAAAAAGACTCAGTTGCTCATCCCTCTGTGCAACTTGAGATATTCCTTTCCTTGATTCTTTACGTAACTAGCTATCATATCTTCATCTCCCTGCCTTCCTACCGTACTTGCAAAATATCCATCACTCCAAAACTCTCCTCCCCATAACTTTTGTTTTACTTGAGGACATCTCTTAAAAACTTCCCTTGCTGTCAGACTCTTTATCATCGTTACTAGTTTGGTCACACTATACGTTGGTACTGACTGCACTAAAAAATGTACATGATCTTTATCCACACCTATTTCTACAAATTTAATCTCATATCGTTTCTCTATGTCTAAACACACTTCCCGCTAAATTTCATCGACTTGCTCATCGAATACGGCTTTTCTATACTTTGCTGGAAATACTAGGTGGTATAGCAATATCGTTACGTTATGACTTTTGTGTATGTACTCACTCATTCTTTTATCTTACGCCGCAGAGCGGCGGGGTATTTACCCTCGTTGTTAAAATAAAAAAGTTGCAGCGCTTCGCGCTGCAACTTTTTTATTTGCGAAACAAATGCGATCGCATTTGTTTCGCTACAAGATCAGGATGTTCAGCTTGCATTAAGGCGCGAACTACGGCTACACGCTTAGCACCTGCTGCGATCGCCTCTTCTAAATTATGTTCATCAAGTCCACCGATCGCAAACCAAGGGATTTTGATATTCTCAGCAGCATAATTGACATATTCATGACCAGAAGCAGCTTTGTTCGGCTTTGTGGGTGTCGCATGGACTGGACCAACACCCACATAATCCACTTGATTATTCAGCGCAATTTCTAGTTCATGAGGATTAGTGGTTGACTGTCCAATGATGTATTGCGATGCATCGCCACCATTTGCATTTAAGATCTGGCGCACTGCGGAAACTGGCAAATCTGTTTGCCCTACATGGATACCATCGGCTCCCACTGCGATCGCAATATCAACGCGATCGTTGACTAGAAATAAAGCATCGTATTTATGGCAAATTTCGCAAAGTTGTTGGGCGATCGCATAGCGAGTTCCATCTTCACCATCTTTTTGTCGATACTGCACGATCTGCACACCGCCTTGCAAAGCTGACTCCACAACTGACGCTATATTATCGACAGGCATGGTTACCAAATATAAACTTGCCGCTTGCAACTTTTGGCGGCGAATTTCACCAATATTATTCTCCTCATGTTTGAGTAATTGACTTTCGAGGGTATAGACCCGATAGCGCATTTGTTTCATCGCCTCTCCAAAATTGGGATCGACGACTTTGCCATATTCTTCTAAAACCCTTAGCGCCTCTTGCAAGCGCCCCATATTTGCTCTGATGACTGCTTGGACATCCGCACGACTAACTTCATTAGCATGACTTAAACCCGTTGCAGGATCGTCAGGAGTATTACGGGCACGGCGAAACTCTATCCTGTGCCATTGCGCGAGTTCTTGACGCATTTGCTTGCAGCGATCGCACAAGTTCACCTCTTCCAAACCAAAACGACACCATTCTTCGATGGTTCGTAAAGCTTCACGGGCGCGATCGAGGTTGGCATCAAGGATGCGATAGATGATTTGTTGAGACATAAAAAACCATATTAAAAGGTGCGTGCTTCACACGCACCTTTTAATATGGTTTTTTATTAGAAGGGGCGAGCGAAGCACGCTCCTTCTAATATATTCATTTTAGGGATCAAAATTCAAAGTCAAAGGCAGGTTCGGCGCGTAACTTGCCTAAGCCAAGTTCTTTATCGTCGATGAGCTTGATTTCGTAGTAGCCCAAAATATGATGCGGTGCTGGATTGCCACGCGATGCACCAGTAATCCCCATCGCAATAATTACACAGATATTGCCCTTGGTATTTTTGGCTCGTTGTTTCCAGCGCTTGTGGTGTTCAGCATTGAGAGTGGATTTATCAAATTCACCAAATAGATGTAAATCATCATTTCCCATCACCATTAAGCCAAGCTGACAAGCATTACCAAAGATATCTTCGGCGGGATTGAAACATAAAGACTGGATACCATCAAAACTATTGATTTGATCGATTAATTCCAGTGCTTTGGGGCGTGAAGTCTGGATCATCAGCCCTGGGAGACCTTCCCCTTTTTTGGTAGGTGCGATCGCTGAAATTGCCTCAGAAAACTGATGGTGAATATCAACATTGCGTAAAAAATCCACCTGCTCCCAAGGGATCGTCATCATATGGATCAGGGCATTATCTGGCCAAAGATCTTCATTGATTAGTGGTGAATCGTCATCATCGTCATCCTCTTCGACTAACTGATGTAACTCATTAGCTAGATCGGGCATGGTTTTAACGACAACCTTAATCGCCTCTTCAACGTCGCTATCGAGACTGGGCGCATAAATCGTGTAAGTGCCTGAGAGTTTACCAAAATTGGAGTTCAAGCGCTTATGGTATTGTTCCCAAAAGTTATTTAGGGCTTCTAGGGCAACTGTTAATGCGATCGCCTCTTCCTCATAGAGATACGGTCTACCACCTTCAAGGGGATGCAAAGCGCCATAGATTGGCTTCATCGGTGTAGTTGCTGTAGGTAATGCCCTAACCTTGCCCCGAAATGGAAATGGGGGAAAGTCATCTTCCATTTCCAACTCAGGCGTTTCAAAAAGATTGAACAGACAGTCTTGA
This window of the Pseudanabaena sp. BC1403 genome carries:
- a CDS encoding DUF6930 domain-containing protein — encoded protein: MTTLNRSTLRRLKKLKHSSAVWEGDRRALPAKIRQPQESSNIIPLHGHDEESKPHCILWVDGSMGMVRSMDVVESAVGQEAFVRALLQAIEHPQSPAQPTLPHKILVCDRELQFYLRGVLQDLGISVEYVERLPLIDEIFSHILESFTANPPVVPERFAAALHKQSEQLWRNTPWNILWDHQVISIKLDRWDLDTLYAIVMGKMGLEQGVIFYRSEESLVKFRQRIVSGSSEDEIEETFLHQDCLFNLFETPELEMEDDFPPFPFRGKVRALPTATTPMKPIYGALHPLEGGRPYLYEEEAIALTVALEALNNFWEQYHKRLNSNFGKLSGTYTIYAPSLDSDVEEAIKVVVKTMPDLANELHQLVEEDDDDDDSPLINEDLWPDNALIHMMTIPWEQVDFLRNVDIHHQFSEAISAIAPTKKGEGLPGLMIQTSRPKALELIDQINSFDGIQSLCFNPAEDIFGNACQLGLMVMGNDDLHLFGEFDKSTLNAEHHKRWKQRAKNTKGNICVIIAMGITGASRGNPAPHHILGYYEIKLIDDKELGLGKLRAEPAFDFEF
- a CDS encoding thiamine phosphate synthase, whose protein sequence is MSQQIIYRILDANLDRAREALRTIEEWCRFGLEEVNLCDRCKQMRQELAQWHRIEFRRARNTPDDPATGLSHANEVSRADVQAVIRANMGRLQEALRVLEEYGKVVDPNFGEAMKQMRYRVYTLESQLLKHEENNIGEIRRQKLQAASLYLVTMPVDNIASVVESALQGGVQIVQYRQKDGEDGTRYAIAQQLCEICHKYDALFLVNDRVDIAIAVGADGIHVGQTDLPVSAVRQILNANGGDASQYIIGQSTTNPHELEIALNNQVDYVGVGPVHATPTKPNKAASGHEYVNYAAENIKIPWFAIGGLDEHNLEEAIAAGAKRVAVVRALMQAEHPDLVAKQMRSHLFRK